The genomic stretch gggttcatcaacaattcaagccacacaaaaattagttcatggttgAGTTAAAGAGCATTAATCTCAATTTAATACAGATCATAAGTATTCAGAGTAGAAATCAAACTAGAAAGTATaaaatgaagtttagaaataGGAGAAACAACAAAtccaaatgatgcttgagcttcttTATGTGTtctcctcctcttcttccttGATTTCTGGTGtgtcttcctttctttcttgctTTTTCTCTCCAAAAATGGCAGACTCCCTCAATATGCGGTTGATGCTTCTCTTTGTACCTCTAGGTTTCCCAATTTGGCCATACAAGTACAATATTGCCATTCCTTTTGGTATATACGTGGGTTTCCTCTTTCTTTCCTTTGACATTTACTTCCAATTTTTGACTTATGCTttctgtacttgccacctcagccactatTCCAGCTCAACCTCTGAATTTCCAATTACGCTTAGGTGTCCAAAGACAGCATaatcaaaatgcttcagcaaaatttGTTTTGCTCCTGCAAATTTGCTAATTCAGCAATCAAAATTCAACTTAGATAGTTTCACAGgttagttcattctttgtacaaagatttatccatgaaactattGTCTTCAACCCATTAGcttttaaaaactacaaaaataattaaacttaactAAGATCATACACACAAAAGTTAGTTACAAAAGCTAATAATAAACTGTCATCACCAACGATTTTTTCACATTTATAAGTTCAGaaacacatgaaataactctttattaaaGAGTTATCACCTAACATATAtacaattgaaaacaaaaaattataataaacatctaatcatattaatctaacctaccacacaatttaaaaatatatttcaccttcacatttatatacatattcacatgatcacatttatatacatatacatatatctaacctatcatacattttgtttataacataacatttaattaaattaaattaaattaacataaaataaaattaacaaaattaaaaatcataaatataattaaattaacaatacaaatccctaaaatgaaaaacaaaattcagcactatctaaaataaccaattacacaattaaaaacataatttaaccattaatcaatcacaaaatatatttttttaaaaattacccAAGGCTCGGACTGGGGGATTATCCAAAGGCAATGGCTCGGGATGATGATCCAATACCCAAAtctaaaaaagaaaacaaaaaaaaatgtcaaaactcAGTTCCATCAAATACAAAGTACACacatatattaagaaaaaaaatacatattaaagGATAATAATAGCAAGATAGTGGGTTTAGATTACTGAAACTTGGGAGAAATTGGCCAAAACAGGGTTGGGCAGTGTTGGGCGGCGCTAGGAGGCGGAGAAACTCTCCGTTTCtctgttttttgaagaaaaaccgaGCTGAATGAGGAAGAAAGCCTTTGCCTGGGGGTTATATCGTTGTGATCGCTATAGGTAATGACAAGTTGTCGCTGATATCAAATGCACCGTTTCACTTAAACGGTGAGATCCTATAGATCGTCACTGTAGGATAGTGAATAGTACACAATTCCTCTTGTCTGCTACGCGTCTACCCTACAACGATGACATGGCAGTGAAATTTGACTTAATTTTTTTGGCGGTTCACTTTCCCACGTTTTTTTGGACCCTATTGCAATGACATGTTGTCGCgatagagtacaaaataactgaCCAGTGGATTAAATTagactctatagcgacgacataggGAGTGAAAATAGGCAACAAACTCTTGGTGGTTAAGTTTCCTCCCTATCCTATTCGTCGCTCTAGACTAACatatttccttcttcttttttcacGAGGACTTTACAGCGATGACAAGTCGTCGCTATATGGAGTGCAAATAGGCAACCAAACTCTGGGTGGTTGAGTTCCCTCCCCATCCTACAGCGACAACATGTTGTCgctatagacaaacatatttccttctcttttttttcGAAGCGACGACTTGGGTCGTCGTCAGCACATGACTAGGTCCTCCAGGGCCCTCCAAATTCTTGGTGCATGACAAGTCGTCATCGtagccttttttttttaataaattaaaaaaaaaagattttttcaTGAATTTCGACTACATACATCGACGACTTTGgagtcgtcgcaatagatgtcgtcgctatagagtctttttcttgtagtgccttCTCGTTCATTTAATCGCTCACATTTTGGATTTTCAATGTGAGTTTCACTCAAAAGCTCACAAGTCTCACCATCAAACTCATCTGTAGCTGTTTCGTGTTCCTTAACATCTGACTCTCCCTCATGATCTTGATTTGTACTTGCCTTTGTGCATAAATTGAAACCAAGAAGTTAACTCATCAAAATACTCAATTGAAAGAAGATAGCACTAACTATGATCAAGTAATAAATGAGCAATTTCGGTACTCATATCCTAGAAGAGGCAAACAATTTTAGTTTACAAACACCCCTTTAGATGTTTAGATGTTGTGTAGTTGCTCTTAAGCAATTTCAGAATCTTTAATTACATAGAGAAGGACAatatattattttgaaaattataattttttttaaaggcaATTAATTAGTACAAATATGTTATGGATGATataaaagtatcttaaataataagacattataatataacctaaaaatgaagccatattttttttatcaataacACCATCTTAAGATaactaattttctaaaaatagtttttggaggtaaccaaaatgcATATGTAAAGTAATATGACTTTTTATAAAAGAAAGTAATTAATTAGTATCTTATTAGTATTAGATGCAACTAAAATATTCCTTTTGATAACCTAGAAAAACAGAAAAATCTGGCAGCAAGATTGGTGCCTCTGTAGTGAGCTAGCAAAATTTTTCTTTTCCATTAATTTTAAATTCaggtatatttttatttatgatttttgtaaataaaatttgaaaaacaacataatatataaatatgtaatatttatataggggaattctcctatatgagtttcactttaagccctaccggtaggactctcaatgttctcgacccgtgaacagtttttggcgcgatttttttttatgaccgtgtatattgtagatatttagagcatcttgcaaatttcagaaaattctgaatagtttacagtaccgaaaactaggttcaaatatgttgttgcacgcgtgactaatttttgttatgcgcatggaaaacaacatgtttgaacctagttttcggtactataaactattcggaattttctgaaaatttgcaggatggtctaaataactacaatatacacggtcataaaaaaatcgcgccgaaaactattcacgggtcaagaaacactgagagccctaccggtagggcttaaagtgaagctcctatagaagaattttcttatttatagatactatatagatatatatatatatatatatatttataagctgCTCACATTTGCAAATGCGCCCTTATAGAATACAAAGtcatatttcaaaaaatatataccGGGTTCATATTTCTTTATTATGCAGCTTAAACCCACTAATTCAAATGTTAGAACCAAGATGTTCCCTTAATTATGACTCATTTGTGTCAAACTACGATATTGATTGTCACTTTCTAAGTAAAATAATTGTCAAAATAGCAACCCAAGTTTGGGGTTATATATTGAATATTATTCTTATTTGTGTATCTTCCATATGGATCAATTCCATTTATTCCCAAATATTTTGAACGAGTCTTAGACTCACCAAGCTAATAATGGTGTATTATATGCTTAACAAATATTACCAAATAAATTCTTTTCAGCTGCCACGATTAATTCTCTGTGATTTATTAGTACGTGAATGTATAATCTAGGGTTTGCACAATCAAATAATTTTCTcttacaaaaaagaaagaaaatagttGAGCTTGATCTACTTCGATATAACATGAGACCATAATTGACTTTagaataattgatttattattaatatcatataaataaatGATGACCTCCTCTGTGAGTCCGTGACATCTTCAACactttatttttttgtttgttaatgTGTATAGAATGTTAGACAAATTAACACGGCCTTAAAATAATAAGTCAATCATCACAAacagtatatatataatatttcccATTTCCCATTGTTAAATACAAAAAGCTTGTCCATTTAAACAGCCATAACAAAAAACCAAAATTGTCTCTCAAAAAATGAACATTCCCAAACACTTTCTTTCACTTCTCTTCTTCATCTCATCCTTCTCACACATCACTGAAAGCTCAGAAGTCCGATGCGTTAAAGCAGCTTGTGCAACCCACGAACCGAATATCCGGTTCCCCTTCCGAATAAAGAACCTCCAAACAGAGTCATGCGGCTATCCAGGTTTTGACTTGTCCTGTGATAAGGCCGGCCAAACACTCCTCAAACTACCAAATTCAGAAGAATTATTCACAGTCCAAGGGATAGACTACGGCACACAAGATATATGGATAAACGATCCAAACAACTGTCTACCGAACCGAATAATTCATTCCTTGAATTTTACTGATTCTCCATTCTACAGTGCTTACAGTGAAGACTTCACGTTCTTCAACTGTTCTTTGGATTATTTAAGGTACGGGTTGAACCCTATAGCTTGTTTGAGTGGCCCCACGTACACAGTTTTCGCAACGGCGTCGTCGAAGGCCATCGAATTGTTGTCGACGACGACGTGTCGTTCGATAGGCACTTTCCAAGTCCCGATTGAATGGCCCTTTTACGAGCAAGTGTGGTCGTCGGACCTCAGTGATCATCTTCGTCTCACGTGGGATATTCCCACATGCGGAAGGTGTGAGTCTCGTGGTGGGCGATGTGGGTTCAAGGCTAATTCTAGTCGTGAAATTGTTTGCTCGGATATTCCTGATCGAggtatgtgtgaatttaatttaTTTGGGAAATTATACGCATAATTTTTAATATGACAACATAAACCTTCCTTCTAGAAATGTGCCCTATATTATATATTTTGCACAAAAATACTCCTACTATTCAAACACTCTTTCTCTGACGTCTATTATTTTCTTACACTCTTACCTTCTCTCTCATTCTAATATAGTAGATATAAAAAAataccaaattaaaaaaaaaattatttgaaattgacaTTTGAGTAAAAAGATATAAAGCTTTAAAgtttttcgtcaaatttcagtgcagaacATCGAAATcgcattgattttgcatcgaaaaaatatcgttttggcaaaaaaaattaagttttcatgattaCATTGCAaaaacatcgaaacaccatcaattttgcatcgaaaaaacataaTCAAATTTTCATGGTTACATTACTaaagcatcgaaattgcattaattttgcatcgaaattacATTAGGGATAATAACTAgacatttaaaaaaattgaatttgttatatgTTTGAAATAGTAACTTATGTTATGttgtcattttaaaaaaattcactaTATTATAAGACATATACCTTAAAATTTCCCATTTATTTTTCTTACCAATaatgatttgttttattttattttttattaatatttattattcttAAAGTAATTATATATACATGTCGAAAGAAATTATGCACACTTAATAATTTTTTGTGGTTAAAAATATATGAAGtcatataactatatataatattttgacaCTACTATAAAACTAAGTTTTCTCTatacccaaccacgacagtcaattCCATTGGCTGTCATATTTGTATAGTTGTGTTTAGTGCCGACTTAATGGTGTGGAGGAGAGGCATTTTAagcattttttaatttatttttgatatGATTTTCAGCAACAACTTTTAACTGTTCACATTGACTGTAACAACGATAATTTTTAATTGTCGGTGTAGAGAACAATaatgacagtttttaactgtcgacgTATTTACCCATACACTTGTATAGGCAAATACAACAGTTGGCCGATAGTTATTGTTGCAATTTTTATGTTAGCGTGTGTTCACATATCTTCACTTTTATTCTTACTTTATTATGAGTAGACTTTAGTTAAGAGCATTAGTTTTAGGTTTGTGGACTATATTGCTTTGGTTGTCAAATGGTGGACTAAGCACACCCTCACAATAATCAGGGATTGTAAGTCAATATTAATTGAAAGAATAAATAGTTGATACCAACTTCATATTTTAGACGAGTAAGTGTAAATAATATTAACAGAaagaatataatatatattatgtttggttttttttttttaagaaacaatTTAAGTAGATAGAATATGGCATGATTAGGTTGAATAGAATTGActtgacttattttatttttttatggtgTCTTTTGGTTATATAACAAATTAGTCTatcaaattatttaattaattcatctaGCATAAGATAATTCAATTTTGCTaagaaatttaattattttagtgATACTAAGAATctctatctatatatatgtatataaatattattaataatttttaacatttttttaatatataataaatgtagtGTAGTTATCTTaccaaccaaacaaaataataaagtatAAAATTTTAGCAAGTTAGCTTGTTGTAGTTGTATTGAAATAGAAGACGACTTAGAAACCGTAAGCAGCTTTGGAAGGGTCATTAAGCGATAAATATAGCTAGAAAGGTTGAAAATGTTATGAAAATATTGTTGTcttttgtataaaaatatattaatattatctATATAATTCTTAATTAACCGACCAAATATGGTTAAATGGtgattttgtcaattttttttattatttttttattataaattctCACTCATTGAATTACGAGGCAGTACAAGTGTAGATTTACATTTGACTATTAGAATTGACGAGAATAAATAACTGATTGAAAATTACTACTAGAATTATAATAGTTGTTTTCAGAGGGTACAAATTAGAAGACTAATTCAACTTCTACAAGTACAAATAattaatacaaaataaataagGCACGCAAACTATTTATTATATATCTCTCTTTGTTCTGATGGCATTATATCATCTTTTGTTTGATTTACAAAATTTAAATGTTTTGAtgtttttaatattcaaaatatatatttattcataattatgacaagtgaaAGAGAAAGGTTGAGACAAATAATGTATTGTTTGGTTTGATTAAAGTTAATTAGTGATTCTTATTGCAAGAACTTTTTAGGCCATTTATATACTCTTCCATTGTACGTACTTTAATTATTACTATTTCAATTCAATCAACAAGTCGTGGTTTATATAATAAGCCAGCAATTAGCATGCCTTCAAGATAAGCTTAGACCAATTATTTTATACacttaatttgtttttttttaaattttttttaatttattaatttaccgataattattatatatgtagcaTTGTAAATTGCCCTGGTTCACCTTtgggtgtgtgtgtgttttttttctaactcagcaatcattacttttactttttctttttcttattggATCACTAATAATGTTTGACTTTGTCAACACTTCATAATTCATGACTCGATAATACTGAATAAATATTAGTAATTTATAAAATTTCTCAGGTCCTCAAAACATGACATTCAGAGAAAACTGAAAGCAACCCTAGATCTATAACTCACCATACATGTGTATTATGAGTTATGATAAGTAATATCAAATGTCAAATAATGAAATATTAGTGTAAATTAATAAAAGTGAGAAATATTCAAATATAGTACATTTAATATATATGAGACAATTCTCATATATGAGTTTCATTTTAAGTCCTACCGGTGAGATTCTTCAGTATTCTCGACCCGTAAATAATTTTCGGCATGattatttttatgactgtgtatattgtagctatttagagcattctgcaaattttcagaaaattctgaatagtttacagttccgaaaactaagttcaaacatgttgattttcacgcgcataaaaaaaattattcacgcgtgcaacaacatgtttcaacttagttttcggtactgtaaactattcagaattttatgaAATTTGCAGGTTGcactaaataactacaatgtacacggtcataaaaaaaatagcACCAAGAACACTGAGAACCCCACTAATAGAACTTAAAGTGAAGTCTcaataaaaaaattgttatatatatatttatagttgtttTACAAGTAACTAAATTACATTTTCATGTTGATCGACCAGGAATTCCAAGGAGTGCTCGGTATGCAGTGTCAGTAGGGGTTGGAATCCCAGCAATCTTGTGCATAGTGGGCATACTATGTTTCATATGTGGTAGGGTGAAGGCCATTACAAGAAGAAGTGGGTCCATTCCAGAGTTCAATTCGACAGTGGCCCCACAGCCCACAATCATTATGGGCCTAGATGGGCCGACTCTGGAGTCCTACCCAAAGATAGTGCTAGGTGAGAGCCGGCGTCTGCCCAAGCCCAATGACAACACATGCCCAATATGCTTGTCGGAGTACAGGCCCAAGGAGACACTAAAGACCATACCCGAATGCCTACATTGCTTCCATTCTGATTGCATTGATGAATGGCTCAGATTGAACGCTTCTTGCCCCATTTGTCGAAAATCTCCCCACCGGACCTAGACCATAGCTACCTAGAGATAGGAGATAAAAGGGTTGATTAATTAGATCTAGCTAGAGATAAGCCCAATGGATATTATATAATGTGTCTCACATTCTATTGGATATATTAGCTTGAAGTTTTGATATTTGAATAGTAAAATGATAATAGCAAAAGCTTCGTTTGTGCAACTACTTGATAAGTTATCTATTGGTCCAATAGAAATAGTTGCAAATTATGATTAAGGCAAGTGCAACTGTAAATGCCATTTTTGTGTTAAACTAACACAAAATTTGTGTTATTTTAGCACCATTTCATTTTTTCTATTCCAAttacacacaaaaaaaatataatctataataaattattatattctCTTACACACCCACTAAACTAACCAATATAAAACAATAATAGTGGCACCACCCACCAAACTAACCAATAAAAACAATATATAACCTTTGTcatcactactagaaatataggcttttacttcgttttttacacatagaatataaaaaaattgaagtaaaagcctttcaatgggtttttacttcgcttttcggaatggtagtacataaaaaaaaggctattacttcggtttcttaaaaaaacgaagttaaaatagaaaatagacaagggccatgtttggtttgcacactaAATCGGggctttttacttcggtttttatgaaaaaaccgaagtgaaaagtggagcaaCCAAACGTGGCCctgaaggcttttacttcggttcttatataagaaccgaagtagaaatggtactttctacttcggttcttatataaaaaccgaagtagaaagggtactttctacttcggttcttatacaaaaaccgaagtagaaagtaccctttctactttggtttttgtataagaaccgaagtaaaagagttttaataccTTTAATATATAGCTCCCACGGCTCATTCGtctctctgaagcaaaaatcccaaacgccaaacccagaaaacctccattgttgtcgtactcccacgagggtttcacaaaatataccattttttttatgtttttttaccatttgaaaccatttttcttacttaaaaacagaaatattagttccatttttatttttgaggaagaaaataaagactttgagtgtgggtatttttagggttcgaaaatgggtattgttattggactttggctggttttcttacattaaaataagttcttgagcttcaaaaaaggtatgaatcactaaatctttgtttgtatgatttttttttaattttctataatattttcagatttttttcttatagatataatgtgtttattatatataggttttagagttgctaatattgatttagaggttattttgagcatcaaagaaggtttgttaccttaaaactttgtttgtgttaatttttttatattattccgaatttaatacttgttttttagtatatttgtgttatatattttttattttgttattttatataatgttatgaattatataaatatatatattagtaaaatttaaaaattgttgtgacttgctatttaaatttctaaacatagcttcaataagtaatgttgttgccaatgttagaacttgaaatgtttggattattagtggcatttgttttttgttttctataactagctagctagatatgttgtttgatgattatgtagctagtttaattaattatgtaattgatttttatttattttttattaagctttttagtagggttgttgatttagttgccaattcggtattgattttgggtgacttcaagagtaatattggaggtgagtaatctttaaattttatttattactattgcaatatttatttataaaattagagttaaatcttGCGTGctttactttagtgaagtaggttctgggaaatttgttgttggcggtgatataaggatgaaattatgtatgttgattttgtgtttgtttgtgttgaatttatatataattataaaattgggatatgctacaaaaacaaaggaaactctgccaattttttatagattttattaattgtttttctttttcaatttgcacactatgtcgatatattttgtgtgttatttacagattttaaaatttttggagatgttaaaatgcagttgttatgctgccgaaattttgttagacttaggaaaatttaataattaaacttcaattatgtttgatgttctagaaaaaagaactaggagtggaagatgtagatggatatgaaatttggacaagagcgcgagaaacgaagaagactcttgtcgaagataatttggacaaaaaaattgaagaaagagatgtaagtgttttaaagcaaagtaagaaatttttttaagtgttgttacaagttactaatttaatctatcattggtttgtttcgtagaatgaactaaatgacaaagttactagtagtCATATTGTCGCCAAGGATTgggaggacatcttgccaatccaacaagaatagttaagccgattgatgacttaaatttattagtaagactattttgtttatacatacctttagttttatgtgaatgtatatataaatgtttatattattttacttaattacaattatgtgaatgtatatatgaatgattaggttattctacttaacaattatgtgaatgtataaatatttaattttataagaattttaattctaagtgtataaattttgtgatttttatttctgttataaattaaatgaaaataaaccaattccaattgtaaaaatatatataactataaattcatataattagactatttaaaataattagggcaaaaaaaaaagaaaaaaaaagaattgggtcatttaaaaataattagaaataattattaaaaaaaatggggtGGGGGGGTTTCTACtttggttattatgtaaaaagcgaagtagaaagtggggtttctacttcggtttttacataataaccgaagtagaaagtggggattctactttggttattatgtaaaaaccgaagtagaaaccccactttctacttcgctttttacataataaccgaagtagaaagtgcccaacaAGGAAGcataccccactttctacttcggttattatgtaaaaaccgaagtagaatccccactttctacttcggtttttacataataaccgaagtagaaagcctatttttcacttcggtttttaactacattttacttcgctccgaactactgcggttgcgaattttagcgaaaaccgaagtaaatccagcttaaaaaccgaagtaaaagccattTTTTCTTGTTGTGCATCGTCTGCAGTAACACATCATATATGTTGGGACACTGTAGACCTCACTATATGCAACATAGTTTTTCGTTCCATTGGATTCAATTTGGTGCAATATTGAGATAAATATAGTGTTATTTGGAGAAGTCCATAGAAGTAGTGTCCAATACGCgtattaaatttttgtgattgtcatttaaatttgaaataaataaataatattatttatatataaaaaataataacataaatatattaaaagaaaaattaaacataaacattgtttatggtttttttttaaaaaatatatcagaTTATAAACTACACTATTTAATGTATAAAAGATTCATgctattattcaaatcacacatttaTAATTGGAGaataaacttgtttattcttgatagaagatacatgttattctaatttcttatgtagttacacaatcatactatttgtacacacatgacacttatataatgtatttataatgtttgttgttatttaattaagtaaaaaaatattttttataaatataaataataaaaattaagattatgtattatatattattataataataata from Humulus lupulus chromosome 5, drHumLupu1.1, whole genome shotgun sequence encodes the following:
- the LOC133834554 gene encoding putative RING-H2 finger protein ATL21A, whose amino-acid sequence is MNIPKHFLSLLFFISSFSHITESSEVRCVKAACATHEPNIRFPFRIKNLQTESCGYPGFDLSCDKAGQTLLKLPNSEELFTVQGIDYGTQDIWINDPNNCLPNRIIHSLNFTDSPFYSAYSEDFTFFNCSLDYLRYGLNPIACLSGPTYTVFATASSKAIELLSTTTCRSIGTFQVPIEWPFYEQVWSSDLSDHLRLTWDIPTCGRCESRGGRCGFKANSSREIVCSDIPDRGIPRSARYAVSVGVGIPAILCIVGILCFICGRVKAITRRSGSIPEFNSTVAPQPTIIMGLDGPTLESYPKIVLGESRRLPKPNDNTCPICLSEYRPKETLKTIPECLHCFHSDCIDEWLRLNASCPICRKSPHRT